The following coding sequences lie in one Sesamum indicum cultivar Zhongzhi No. 13 linkage group LG9, S_indicum_v1.0, whole genome shotgun sequence genomic window:
- the LOC105170259 gene encoding dnaJ homolog subfamily C member 5B-like, translating to MPSAELLAAAAKLTEAEAELREAELDGDTELFIGPPPPAVVTEAESANEVERFEEITRIIDAEEDSPYDILGVNKNMSPENMKNRYWKLSLMVHPDKCSHPQAHQAFVKLNKAFKDLQDPDKVSVRTFSCSVSKFEMFPACCHTNKWIDSYSGRFRLWRRDILHIINIPLCYICDLSEYLVKKIVSSHRVKEFMLFTSQFTKISARENFI from the exons ATGCCGTCTGCTGAGTTACTTGCCGCAGCAGCCAAACTAACAGAAGCAGAAGCTGAATTACG AGAAGCTGAGCTGGACGGAGACACTGAATTATTTATAGGACCCCCACCTCCTGCTGTGGTCACGGAAGCTGAATCTGCCAATGAAGTAGAACGTTTCGAGGAG ATTACAAGAATAATTGATGCTGAGGAAGATAGTCCATATGATATTCTCGGAGTCAACAAAAATATGTCTCctgaaaacatgaaaaatag GTATTGGAAGTTGTCGCTGATGGTTCACCCAGACAAATGCTCTCACCCTCAAGCTCACCAAGCATTTGTTAAGTTGAACAAAGCATTTAAGGATTTACAAGATCCTGATAAGGTGAGTGTTAGGACATTTTCTTGCTCTGTTTCGAAGTTTGAAATGTTTCCTGCTTGTTGCCATACTAATAAATGGATTGATTCGTATTCTGGACGATTCAGACTGTGGCGAAGAGATATActtcacataataaatattcctCTGTGTTACATCTGTGACTTGTCTGAATATTTGGTGAAGAAAATTGTCAGTAGTCATAGAGTTAAAGAATTTATGCTTTTCACTTCACAATTTACAAAGATTTCAGCACGGGAAAATTTCATATGA